GCCGCCACCGGAGTTGGGGCGGGCGCCGGTGCGGGCGCTGGGGCCGGAGCAGGTGCCGGGGTCGGTACCGGAGCGGGTGCGACCACCGCGGCCGGCGTCGGGACCTCAGCGGGCGCCGGGACGGGGGCCGGGGCTGCTACCTGCGGCACCACCGGCGCGGCCACGCGGCGCACGCGCGGGGTCGCTCGGCGAGCGGCGAGCAACGCTCCGCCCTCGCGAGACGCGGCGGGCGTACCCGTGAGGTAGGCCGTCATCACGCTTTCCTGCGTGGCCAGGAACTGGCGCATCGTGTCTTGGTACAGGGCGAGCACGGACTCCCGCTCCCCTTCCAGGGGCGCGTAGTAATCCTGCGCCGGCGGTGCTTCACCGCTTCCGGGTCGATCAGACACGGTTGTCTCCTTGTGCAATGGATGATCTGGTTGTCTGGTTAGAGGACTAGCTACTGGGTTGGCGGGTGCCGTGGGAGCACCTGCTGCTGGGGGTATCGACGCTCCAATGGCCTGCGGGGCTGCAGGCGCGGGAGCGACCGATGGGGAAGACGATGCCGCGGCGGGCGCCGGTGCTGCTGCTACGGCAGGTGCCTCGGCTGCGGGGGTGGCTGGACCGGTAGCAGTTTGCCGTTCCGCCACCTCTTCCACGGTGAGCGGCTGGCGCGGCGCATCCAACGCACGTCGTGCCGCGCTGCCGTTGAGCATCCAGATGTGCGGCCCGATCTCCTGTTCGCGCGACGCGGAGGCCAGATCAGCCAGATCGATCTCGCGGCACTCGCGCTGGGCGAACAGCGGGCTAACGTCGAGCTTAACGCCCTGGGTGAGCAGCGTGCCGATCCCTTGCACGAGGCCCTTCAGTCCACCCTCGTGATCGTCGATCCGCACCACGCAGTGCTCCCGACCGTCGAGGATCTGGTCGATCAGGCTCGCCTGTACGTTCTTCGGCCCGAGGCCGACAAAGATGCGGGCGCCGTCGCGGTACATGGCCTCCACCTCGGCCACGAACTCCACGGGCGAGCCCAGGTGGTCGGCGAGGATTCGGCGAATGCCCTCGGGGCTGCGCTCGTGGGGGCGCGCCGTGGTGTTCGAGTACACGGGGAAATCCGGCACCCGGAAGGGGATCTGCGCCATGAACTCGGCCAGCTCCGTCGCCGCCGGCGACACGAACGGCGAGTGGAACGCCGCCCCCACCTTGAGGGGCTTGGCATCGAAGCCCGCTTCGAGCAGGCGCTCGACGGCAGCGCCGATGGACTCGCGAGACCCGGACAGGATGCTCTGCTTCGGCGCGTTGTGATTGGCCACGAGCACGTCGGTGTAGTCCTGGGCGATCTGCTCGACGTCACCGCGGTCGGCTTGCACCGCCGCCATGGTGCCGAGATCGCGCCCACGGGCGGCCTCGACGATGAAGCGACCGCGCGCCTCGGAGAGTCGGATGAACGACTCGAGGTCCACAACGCCGGCGGCGTAGAGGGCAGCGTACTCACCGTAGCTGTGACCGGCTGCCATGTCGGGCTTCAGACCGCAGCGTTGCAGCAGGTGCCACAGACCCGTTTCCACCACGCCGAGAGCGGGCTGAGCGATCTCCGGGCGCATCAAGGTGCTGACCGCCTCTTGCTCTTCCTGTGGCGACAGCAGCGCTTGCGTGTAGATCAGTCTCGACAGGCGATTACCAGGAGCTGCCTTCTCCATCGCCTCGGCGAGCCACTGGTCCGCACCCTCGAGCACCTGGGCGATCTCGGGGAAGGCAAGCGCGACCTCGCGCAACATGTTCGGGTACTGCGAGCCCTGACCGGCGAACATAACGGCTAGCTGACCGCGCCCGGCGAGCGGGTTGGCCGTAAAGGCTGCCTGCGGCGGCAGGGGAGCCCGCTCCGGCGCCCGCACGTGCGCCAGCAGCATGCGCAGGAAGGTCGGCAGATCGTCGCCAGGCCGCGCCACCAAGGTAGCCACCCGATCGCCCGGCGTGTACTGCCGCGCCAGGGAGAAAGCGAGATCGCGCAAGGTCGGCTCGGCACCGGCCTCGAGCTGGGCGGCGATCTGCTCGATGCGCTGCGCCACCTCGTGCACGCCGGCACCTGAGAAGATCAATAGCTCCGCAGGCCAGGCATCGCGCAGGGCCGCACCCTCGTGGGCGGGCCGCTCAGCGCCGTGCTCCTCGAGCGTGACGTGGAAGTTGGTACCGCCGAAGCCGAAGGCGCTGACGCCGGCGCGGCGGGGACCGTCGCTGACCCAGGGCTGGGCCTGGTTGACGATGGTCAGGGGGCTGTCGGCGTCCGCGATCCGCGGGTTGGCCTTCTCCACGTTGGCGTGGGGTGGCAGCACCTTGTGATACAGGGCGAGCGAGGTCTTGATCAGGCCTGCGACGCCGGCCGACGCCTTGGTGTGTCCGATCATCGTCTTCACGGAGCCGATGACCGATTGCTTCGGCTTGGCGCCATGCTCGCCGAGCAGGCGCGTTACGGTCTCCAGCTCAGCCGTGTCACCGGCCACCGTGCCCGTGCCGTGCGCTTCGAAGAGCCCGACGCTCTGCGGCGAGTAGCCCGCAGCGTCGTAGGCTCGCTCGAGGGCGCGAATCTGCCCGTCCGGGTGCGGTGCCGTCATGCTCCGCGCGCGGCCGTCACTCGAGCCGCCCACGCCCTTGATCACCGCGTAGATGCGGTCGCCATCGCGCTCAGCGTCTTCGACGCGCTTGAGCACGAGCATGGCGATGCCTTCGGAGATCACGATGCCATCGGCGGTCGTGTCGAAGGTTCGGCAGCGTCCACGTGGGCTAAGCGCCTGGGTCTTGGAGAAGCACAGGTAACCGAAGGGCCCCTGCACCGTGTCCACGCCACCGGCGACGGCGAGATCACTGCGTCCGGCCTCGAGTTCGCTGACCGCTTGGTAGACGGCGGTCAAGGACGATGCACAGGCCGAGTCGACGATGTAGTTCAAGCCGCCGAAATCGAAGCGGTTGGCAGCGCGGCCAGCGGCCACGTTCAGCAGAATTCCGGCGAAGCTGTCCTCGGTCCAGCTCGGCAGACGTTCGGCGGTCTCGCCATCGAGTTCGCCGGCGAAGCGCGGCAATTCCGAGCGCACGGCGTACTGGGCGCCGACATCGCCGGCGCCGCCGCTGGCGCCCAGGATGATCGAGGCGCGCTCACGGTCGAACTCCCGTTCGCCGTAGCCTGCGTCCTCGAGCGCCTGGCGCACCACTTCCAGGGTCATGAGCTGGAGCGGGTCGACGGCCTTGATCGCGTTCGGGGGAATGCCGTACTTCAGGGGATCGAAGGGCATGTCCGGCAGGAAGCCGCCCCACTTGGAGTAGATCTTGTCCGGCGCGCTACGGTCCGCGTCGAAGTAAAGACGCCAGTCCCAACGATGAGGGGGAATTTCGGTGATCGCATCGACGCGATCGAGAATGTTCTCCCAGTACTCCCGTGCGTTGCGTGCGCCGGGAAGCGCGGCACCGATTCCGATGATGGCAACATCGGCCGGCCGTTGCTGCCGCCGCCCGCGCGGGGACTGCTCTTCCACTCGCGTCTGATCGTCCATTCGGCTGTCTCCGGACATACTCAGCTCACCCCGTTCTAGTCGGGACTGTTCTTATTCTTCGTTCTACTTGGCGCCGCTCGGCTTCTTCGGCGCGTCGCTACGCACATTCTTGAGCTCGCGCTCGAGTTCGGCGACGCGACCTTCGAGAGCCTTCACCTGGCGTCCCAGGGCGGGGTCGCTTCCGCCTGCTGCTCCGCCGCGACGGGCAGCTGCTGCTTTGGCGCCCTTCGCACCCTTGGCGCCCTTACCGCCAGCACCGCCCATCTTCTCGCGAAGCTGGGGGAAACGCTCCATGAGCTTCTCGCGCTGCTGGGGGTTCTTCATCGCCTTCATGAGCTTGGCGCGCTTATCGCCACCGGCACCACCACCGGCCTTGGCGCCCATCTTGCCGCCGGCCTTCGCGCCCATCTTGCCGCCCATTTTTCCGCCCATCTTGGCGCCGAGCTTACCGCCCATCTTGCCACCGGCTTTTGCGCCAGCCTTGGCGCCACCGCCGGCGCGCTGCTGCATGATCTGACGCAGCTTGGCGCGTCGATCACCGCCGTCCTCGCCGCCGCCAGCGCCGGCACCTGCACCTGGGGTCGCCGCGGCCGGTTTGCGGTTGCCAGGGCCGCGCCGCTCGCGCAAAGCCTTCAGTTTCTCGCGGCGCTGATCCGCCGACTCGTTTGCGTTGGTCTCTGCCATGGGTATGTGCTCCTGGCGTTGTTGTGTGTCAGCGGCGCGCCGCCGGCGTTTGCTGTGTGAGCGCCGAGAGACAGTCTCCAGGCGTAGCCCGTCTTCGTGACCAACCCATCCCACGGAAATGGACATCCGTTGGACGACGCCTCGTACGCGAGCAGCCAGCGTCGGTCTCGATGGTCTCGAACAGGCCGCCTGCGAGCCGCCGCAATCGCGCATCTGGTCCACGCGTGCGGGCAACGTCGCCTTCCTGCGTCGATCCTACGCGACGGGGTACCCGCAACGTCGCCGTCACCTGTCGCAGTTCCTGAAGCTGCGCCAACGTCGACGCAGGGCTCTCCCGCTCACCTGATTTCTTGTTGTTTCTTCTTCGTCGTGCAGACCTAGCCGCCGGCACCGCCGCGCTTACGCAGGCGCAGGGCCCGACGCTTGCGGCGTTTTTGCTGCGGTTTCTCGCGGGACTGTTCGCGGTCTTCCGCACGCTCGGCGGTGACCTTCGCGAAGGCATCCCGGTACGCCTGCGCTTTCGCCTTCACATCTTGCGACGACGATTTGATCTTCTCGAGTTCGGGGTACTTTTCCGCCAGGTCTTCGCCGTGCAGCATGGCTGCTTCGTATTCTTCTACGGCTTCCTGGTGGTGCCCCTGAGCAAAGTGAACGTCACCTATCATGACATGAATGGTGACCGAGTCACTCTTGTGCTTGACCATCTGTCGTAACAGCGACAGGGCCTCGTCATACTTCTCAGCCGCCTGCAGAGTGCGCGCCAGTTGCATCTTGGCGGCCGGCATCTGGGGGTTGAGGCGGACGGCCTCTCGCAGCGCGGTCTCGGCGGCGGCGTTGTCGCCCAGCTCACGCTGCGCCATACCCAGCCAGAAATGCCCGAGGGGATTGTCCGCCTGCAAGGTGACCACGTGTTTAAAGGAGTCTCGCGCCGCTTCGTGGGCGGACTTCTTCATATGCAGGCGACCGAGCTGATAGTGCCCCGCCCAGAGATCGCCCTTGCTGCGCACGGCGTGCTGCAACTCATCGATCGCCGCCTGGTCATCGCCCTGCTTTTGCTTGATGTTCGCAATGAGCAGGCGAGCGGCTGTCAACTGGGGGTTCAAGCGCAGCGCCTCACGCAGCGCTTTCTCCGCTGGCTCGTAGCGCTCCTCTTTTGCATAGAGCTGACCGGCGCGCACCTGGGCGCTGGTCAACTTGGGATCGAGCTTGAGCGCTTGCTCGTATTCACCCAGGGCGCCGGCCGAATCACCGAGCTTGAGTCGCGCGTTGCCGCTCAGCATGTGGGCAGGGGCGAGCTTCTCGTCGATCGTCACGGCGGACTGGTAGTGCTTGAGAGCGCCCTCGTAGTTGCCCTGCTTGTAGTACACGTTGCCAATCGCTACGTGCGCGGGGGCAAGGTTGGGATTTTGCTCGATGACCGCTTCGTACTCCGCCAGGGCGTCGTCGAACCGTTCAGCCTGCATGTGAGCTTTGCCGAGCTCCATATGCGCTTTGACGCCGCGACCGAGTCGTCGGGCCTTGGGAGTCCACTCTCCCGAGGAAGAAGTAGCCATCCAACTGACCTCTATTCGTTTATGTTGCCTCCCGGACAGCCGTGCGATGGGCCGCACATGCCGACGGGAGCGCTTGTAATTCGGCGGTGAAGGGCAGTGAGTGTGCGCGCTCTGCTGCGCCACGTCAATTGCACCGATCGCGTTTTCCGCACGAGTCGACGGTACAGGTAACACACCGTTTTACGTCGTGTTAACTCGTTGTTAATGAGCGACTCTTTGCGAGTTTTTGAGCTTTTTTGTCGCACTCGTTTTTGTGCGAACTGATTCGTTGACAACCCAAATCCGAGCGTGGATCATTCGCGATGCACTGCGATAGGAAGTCTTGCGGACGGCCGCTTGTCGTCGCCGCACGACATGCCCGTCAGCACGCGTTCAAACCCATCACTCCTTGAGTTCTAAGGACTATGTCAAACAACGAAATGACCGCAGCACAGGGCAGCGACGACGTCGAAA
Above is a window of Pseudomonadota bacterium DNA encoding:
- a CDS encoding SDR family oxidoreductase → MDDQTRVEEQSPRGRRQQRPADVAIIGIGAALPGARNAREYWENILDRVDAITEIPPHRWDWRLYFDADRSAPDKIYSKWGGFLPDMPFDPLKYGIPPNAIKAVDPLQLMTLEVVRQALEDAGYGEREFDRERASIILGASGGAGDVGAQYAVRSELPRFAGELDGETAERLPSWTEDSFAGILLNVAAGRAANRFDFGGLNYIVDSACASSLTAVYQAVSELEAGRSDLAVAGGVDTVQGPFGYLCFSKTQALSPRGRCRTFDTTADGIVISEGIAMLVLKRVEDAERDGDRIYAVIKGVGGSSDGRARSMTAPHPDGQIRALERAYDAAGYSPQSVGLFEAHGTGTVAGDTAELETVTRLLGEHGAKPKQSVIGSVKTMIGHTKASAGVAGLIKTSLALYHKVLPPHANVEKANPRIADADSPLTIVNQAQPWVSDGPRRAGVSAFGFGGTNFHVTLEEHGAERPAHEGAALRDAWPAELLIFSGAGVHEVAQRIEQIAAQLEAGAEPTLRDLAFSLARQYTPGDRVATLVARPGDDLPTFLRMLLAHVRAPERAPLPPQAAFTANPLAGRGQLAVMFAGQGSQYPNMLREVALAFPEIAQVLEGADQWLAEAMEKAAPGNRLSRLIYTQALLSPQEEQEAVSTLMRPEIAQPALGVVETGLWHLLQRCGLKPDMAAGHSYGEYAALYAAGVVDLESFIRLSEARGRFIVEAARGRDLGTMAAVQADRGDVEQIAQDYTDVLVANHNAPKQSILSGSRESIGAAVERLLEAGFDAKPLKVGAAFHSPFVSPAATELAEFMAQIPFRVPDFPVYSNTTARPHERSPEGIRRILADHLGSPVEFVAEVEAMYRDGARIFVGLGPKNVQASLIDQILDGREHCVVRIDDHEGGLKGLVQGIGTLLTQGVKLDVSPLFAQRECREIDLADLASASREQEIGPHIWMLNGSAARRALDAPRQPLTVEEVAERQTATGPATPAAEAPAVAAAPAPAAASSSPSVAPAPAAPQAIGASIPPAAGAPTAPANPVASPLTRQPDHPLHKETTVSDRPGSGEAPPAQDYYAPLEGERESVLALYQDTMRQFLATQESVMTAYLTGTPAASREGGALLAARRATPRVRRVAAPVVPQVAAPAPVPAPAEVPTPAAVVAPAPVPTPAPAPAPAPAPAPAPTPVAAVPAPAPVPAPAPAPAPAPAPAAASGGGDAESVKSLLLGIVEERTGYPQSMLGLDQNLEADLGIDSIKRVEIVGALTKQLPSALVDGREDEVTEALNGQTTLQGMIDWLSAGATQKEAAAAPFELTGAEEAGCAALPRFIVQAQPEGVSEVAVDPLASGLFVITRQNGLSAQVADAVAAQLQAEPGVAVAYWDVPSRIDEAALEAWLAQVRAEHGPLRGVVHTACLSAPVLALESTSLEGFGAVTGWTEKAFAQLLRAGGPELSQGGRVVAGTALGGRYGRGQDRVGGVTPHGGVVGLIKSVGEEWPEAQLKVVDLDSARPVDELAKTLLTELRLPGGRIETGYPGGVRHVFRSVAAPVERSDAPSPLRMPSKDWVVFATGGARGVTAEVLRTVAATGATLVLVGRKPLPEAIPAAYDGLDANALRGQLLREAQSNGETLRPVDVNRRVQSILQDREILANLADFQALGATVEYRVCDARDEAQVAATLDDLYARFGRIDGVVHGAGILEDKFLADKTPDSFARVFDTKVDSAFLLARRLRTDTLKFFALFTSVAGRYGNSGQTDYATANELLNRMACQLHALWQGRVKVSAMNWGPWEGSRHGQGMVTPETRRKFESRGVRLVPADGGAAAFFDEIVHAPLDDVEVVFGEGPWEQHEVDAGVWRREKATSAPAIQAVAGEGPAWPLLAGMESRPGEDGGVVLYRRIHTGLDYYLAEHLLDDIPVLPAAVALELFAECAASLWPDRYVTEVVDLRVMRGLRLDDGGFDAQILVSAPVTESADADFEVTLELRTAGLAGPPHYRGVVRLASEVPDPTSYQSMLHPAASPVSARQAYQERLFHGPCFQTVTRLAGIDAQGALAEVQASKPSEWLPQVQAVNGWLFDPGWTDAAAQMGLLWAHAMEAESALPSRFGRVRRFGEGSLGPSRMHFLVYPERPPHQVRADVAFVDQDGRLRLYIERLECTSSPALNRLGGTWKGEICV
- a CDS encoding tetratricopeptide repeat protein, with product MAQQSAHTHCPSPPNYKRSRRHVRPIARLSGRQHKRIEVSWMATSSSGEWTPKARRLGRGVKAHMELGKAHMQAERFDDALAEYEAVIEQNPNLAPAHVAIGNVYYKQGNYEGALKHYQSAVTIDEKLAPAHMLSGNARLKLGDSAGALGEYEQALKLDPKLTSAQVRAGQLYAKEERYEPAEKALREALRLNPQLTAARLLIANIKQKQGDDQAAIDELQHAVRSKGDLWAGHYQLGRLHMKKSAHEAARDSFKHVVTLQADNPLGHFWLGMAQRELGDNAAAETALREAVRLNPQMPAAKMQLARTLQAAEKYDEALSLLRQMVKHKSDSVTIHVMIGDVHFAQGHHQEAVEEYEAAMLHGEDLAEKYPELEKIKSSSQDVKAKAQAYRDAFAKVTAERAEDREQSREKPQQKRRKRRALRLRKRGGAGG